One window of the Triticum dicoccoides isolate Atlit2015 ecotype Zavitan chromosome 3B, WEW_v2.0, whole genome shotgun sequence genome contains the following:
- the LOC119276555 gene encoding F-box protein At5g07610-like has protein sequence MALVAAQLLPDGVLASVLRHLAPRSLAASRCVCKSWRAVVDDWRLLRTDLLPLSLSGIFFMEEIFPALPKFFASPSIDGKIAARLDYLDTKFEGYLHIMDHCNGLLLLWDQLVVNPATRQWVRLPQPPCAGLEDFADDMCLAFDPTVSPHYEVLLLPEVPHKLGSMTVFTEESEWPPSSYTIRAFSSRTWTWEERVLVRRGEAAGAIAEMHSPRAREPEHRYAVYWKGELYVHCQNDSIMRITLSNGEYEVIKPPTSMDEFTDFYIGKSKRGLYCALIYKDRSYRLQVWLLSELRGKMEWGLKIDTSLVPVVAMFSWLSHEENSGPWILHGGNYDGDGKKVIVDDKCEWDFNNGIILEARDGDECDFVSDSIYFLGFHPYYEIAFLWVSRARVVAYHLSSSKVQDLGMLHVQCVGDSFPYTPYWTGELFEKH, from the exons ATGGCCCTGGTGGCGGCACAGCTGCTACCTGATGGCGTCCTCGCCAGCgtcctccggcatctcgcgccgcGCAGCCTCGCCGCATCTCGCTGTGTCTGCAAAAGCTGGCGTGCCGTCGTCGACGACTGGCGCCTGCTGCGGACGGATCTCCTACCGCTATCCCTCTCCGGGATCTTCTTCATGGAGGAGATCTTTCCGGCCCTCCCGAAATTCTTCGCGAGCCCGTCGATAGATGGCAAGATCGCAGCCAGGCTCGACTACCTGGACACCAAATTTGAGGGTTATTTGCATATTATGGATCATTGCAATGGCCTTCTCTTGCTTTGGGATCAACTGGTGGTCAATCCAGCAACTCGACAATGGGTGCGTCTGCCTCAGCCCCCCTGCGCCGGGTTGGAGGATTTCGCCGACGACATGTGCCTTGCTTTCGACCCCACTGTGTCGCCCCATTACGAGGTACTTCTTCTTCCCGAAGTTCCTCACAAGCTGGGTTCCATGACAGTATTCACGGAGGAATCAGAGTGGCCGCCTTCTTCGTATACAATAAGAGCCTTCTCTTCAAGGACATGGACATGGGAGGAGAGGGTGTTGGTCCGGAGAGGGGAGGCCGCAGGGGCCATTGCTGAGATGCACTCACCTAGGGCTAGGGAACCAGAGCATCGCTATGCCGTCTACTGGAAAGGAGAGCTTTATGTGCACTGCCAAAATGACTCCATTATGCG CATAACCTTGTCGAATGGCGAGTATGAAGTTATTAAACCGCCTACAAGCATGGATGAGTTTACAGATTTTTATATAGGGAAATCGAAGAGGGGGCTGTACTGTGCTTTAATTTATAAAGATAGATCATACCGACTTCAGGTTTGGTTACTTAGTGAATTGAGGGGTAAAATGGAGTGGGGGTTGAAGATTGACACCAGCCTTGTGCCAGTGGTGGCAATGTTTTCTTGGTTGTCTCATGAAGAAAATTCCGGTCCGTGGATCTTACATGGTGGTAATTATGATGGAGATGGTAAAAAAGTGATCGTGGATGATAAATGTGAATGGGACTTCAACAATGGTATTATCCTTGAGGCAAGAGATGGGGATGAATGTGACTTTGTGTCTGATAGTATTTATTTCCTTGGATTTCATCCGTATTATGAGATTGCCTTCTTGTGGGTATCAAGAGCAAGAGTAGTTGCCTATCATTTGAGTAGCTCGAAAGTTCAAGACTTGGGCATGTTACACGTACAATGTGTAGGAGATTCCTTTCCATACACACCATATTGGACAGGAGAGTTATTTGAAAAGCATTAA